A portion of the Polaribacter cellanae genome contains these proteins:
- a CDS encoding gliding motility protein RemB gives MLKKYVFLVLLFPTIFYAQTERYPVFDVCKGADISNIEDCFLSTTKKHFFAEFKTPPIVENENYTGVATVLFMVTDKGEFKIIYVNTPYEAIKKEVERAFKVFPKISPARYNNHNIEMKFELPIKFPIVRNMEVKKITKNTAPKEDLFAIVEKSRIADSTFLEHNSQLNIPFTHQRYVDYEFAMHKADGTHTASKPYTYNEVNKYFNLTEHKKKFLKPEIRSWVGNKIWNEHLLQVKKKDFWLTLDFLLDVQLGKDNSDVSYTYNNSRILTVNGGLGDKFSYSATVYESQGRFADYFNSYISNRSLLTRPKNSEGLVPGRGKAKGFKEDSFDYPVAEGYLSYQPNKFMQFQFGNGKNFIGDGYRSFILSDVSSPTTYLKMKVDFWKLQYTNVWMWNTEPSISALSNPNEHARKYIAAHFLSLNITKKLNIGFFETAISSGEQGFDAGFLNPVIFYRSVEFNRGEDAGNAIIGLTGKYKLTNNISLYSQLVVDEFSVGNLNNLADWRNKFAYQLGAKYFNAFNIDNLFLQLEYNYARPYTFAHKSPILNYGNYSQPMGHLWGANFYEAIAIARYTKDRWSFNGKLTLGKKGFDFVDETVSYGGNIYQSYEDRFGDTGNKLAQGNTANIFIADFQGSYLLNPSNNLSLFGSFMYRKFSPKVATTAYPEGNTVWLSAGIKADLFNFYKDF, from the coding sequence ATGCTAAAAAAATACGTATTTCTAGTTTTATTATTTCCCACAATATTTTACGCACAAACAGAAAGATATCCAGTTTTCGATGTTTGTAAAGGAGCAGATATTTCTAATATCGAAGACTGTTTTCTATCAACAACCAAAAAACATTTTTTTGCAGAATTTAAAACGCCACCAATCGTAGAAAACGAAAATTATACAGGAGTAGCTACTGTTTTGTTTATGGTTACAGATAAGGGAGAGTTTAAAATTATTTATGTAAACACACCATACGAAGCTATAAAAAAAGAAGTGGAAAGAGCTTTTAAAGTATTTCCAAAAATTTCTCCAGCAAGATACAACAATCACAATATAGAAATGAAGTTCGAGCTTCCCATAAAATTTCCAATTGTAAGAAATATGGAAGTTAAAAAAATAACAAAAAATACAGCACCAAAAGAAGATTTATTCGCAATCGTAGAAAAAAGCAGAATTGCAGATTCTACTTTCTTAGAACACAATAGCCAGTTAAACATTCCATTTACACACCAAAGATATGTAGATTATGAATTTGCAATGCACAAAGCAGATGGAACACACACAGCTTCGAAACCTTATACGTATAATGAAGTTAATAAATATTTCAACTTAACAGAGCATAAAAAGAAATTTTTAAAACCAGAAATAAGGTCTTGGGTTGGTAATAAAATTTGGAACGAACATTTGTTGCAAGTTAAAAAGAAAGATTTTTGGCTAACATTAGATTTTTTGTTAGATGTACAATTAGGTAAAGACAATTCTGATGTTTCTTATACGTATAACAATTCCCGGATTTTAACCGTAAATGGAGGTTTGGGCGATAAATTTTCTTACTCTGCCACTGTTTATGAAAGTCAAGGAAGATTTGCAGATTATTTTAATAGTTATATTTCTAATCGTTCTTTATTAACAAGACCAAAAAACTCTGAAGGTTTGGTGCCAGGAAGAGGAAAAGCAAAAGGATTTAAAGAAGATAGTTTCGATTATCCTGTTGCAGAAGGATATTTATCTTATCAACCCAATAAATTTATGCAGTTTCAATTTGGAAATGGGAAAAATTTTATTGGAGATGGTTATAGGTCTTTTATACTTTCGGATGTTTCTTCGCCAACGACTTATTTAAAAATGAAAGTCGATTTCTGGAAATTACAATATACCAATGTTTGGATGTGGAATACAGAACCCTCTATTTCTGCACTCTCGAATCCGAATGAACATGCAAGAAAATACATTGCAGCACATTTTCTAAGCTTAAATATTACCAAAAAATTAAATATTGGTTTTTTTGAAACTGCAATTTCATCAGGAGAACAAGGTTTCGATGCTGGTTTCTTAAACCCAGTTATTTTCTATAGATCTGTAGAGTTTAATAGAGGAGAAGATGCAGGAAATGCCATTATTGGTTTAACAGGTAAATACAAGTTAACCAATAATATTTCTCTATATTCTCAATTAGTGGTAGATGAATTTTCAGTTGGAAATTTAAACAATTTAGCAGATTGGAGAAATAAATTTGCGTATCAATTAGGAGCAAAATATTTTAATGCTTTTAATATTGATAATCTTTTTCTTCAATTAGAATATAACTATGCAAGACCTTACACATTTGCACACAAATCGCCGATTTTAAACTACGGAAATTACAGTCAGCCAATGGGTCATTTATGGGGTGCAAACTTTTATGAAGCAATTGCAATTGCAAGATATACAAAAGATAGATGGAGTTTTAATGGAAAATTAACCTTAGGAAAAAAAGGATTCGATTTTGTAGATGAAACAGTTAGTTATGGAGGAAATATTTACCAATCTTACGAAGATCGTTTTGGAGACACAGGAAATAAATTAGCACAAGGAAACACAGCAAATATTTTTATTGCAGATTTTCAAGGTAGTTATTTATTAAACCCTTCGAATAACTTAAGCCTTTTTGGCAGTTTTATGTATCGTAAATTTAGCCCAAAAGTAGCAACAACAGCCTATCCAGAAGGCAATACAGTATGGCTTTCTGCAGGAATAAAAGCAGACTTATTTAACTTTTATAAAGATTTTTAA
- a CDS encoding acyltransferase, producing MKNYFAHETAIIDANCAIGKDTKIWHFSHIMANCEIGEACNIGQNVVVSPRAILGKNVKVQNNVSIYTGVICEDDVFLGPSMVFTNVINPRSAIKRQNEYLETIVKKGASIGANATIVCGNNIGEYAFVGAGTVVTKEILPYALVVGNPSKQIGWVSEYGHRLNFDEKGFAICKETKQEYQLKNNTVIKL from the coding sequence TTGAAAAATTATTTCGCACATGAAACTGCAATAATAGACGCAAATTGTGCTATTGGAAAAGACACCAAAATATGGCATTTTAGTCATATTATGGCTAATTGCGAAATTGGAGAAGCGTGTAACATTGGTCAGAATGTGGTGGTTTCTCCCAGAGCAATTTTGGGCAAAAATGTAAAAGTGCAAAACAATGTTTCTATTTATACAGGCGTTATTTGCGAAGACGATGTTTTTTTAGGACCTTCTATGGTTTTTACAAACGTAATAAACCCAAGAAGTGCCATTAAAAGACAAAACGAATATTTAGAAACCATAGTAAAAAAAGGCGCAAGTATTGGTGCAAATGCAACCATTGTTTGTGGTAATAATATTGGCGAATATGCTTTTGTTGGAGCAGGAACAGTGGTTACAAAAGAAATTTTACCTTATGCTTTGGTCGTTGGAAATCCATCTAAGCAAATTGGTTGGGTTAGCGAATATGGGCACAGACTAAATTTCGACGAAAAAGGTTTTGCAATTTGTAAAGAAACCAAACAAGAATATCAATTAAAAAACAATACAGTTATAAAGTTATAA
- the deoC gene encoding deoxyribose-phosphate aldolase — protein sequence MDINRFLDATYLKTAAQAQISEAENLQNVIALVEEAILYDYKLIMIRAKYISIVKRLLADAKFSILTGTVIGFHEGTSTIEEKLQEAQKAINLGADELDFVINYKAFKEGNINLITQEVTKGTNLCLKNHKVAKWIIEVAALTNEEIIVISQLIKKIVLENFGEENAKNVFVKSSTGFFKTENGKPNGATLEIMKIISENAKPLKIKAAGGVRDYETALKMLSLGVDRIGTSSSKAIVTKEINTKEEY from the coding sequence CAAATTTCTGAAGCAGAAAATTTGCAAAATGTAATTGCATTGGTAGAAGAAGCAATTCTGTACGATTATAAGTTAATTATGATTCGCGCAAAATACATTTCTATTGTAAAAAGATTGTTAGCAGATGCAAAATTTTCTATTTTAACAGGAACTGTAATTGGTTTTCATGAAGGAACATCTACTATAGAAGAAAAATTACAAGAAGCACAAAAAGCCATTAATTTAGGCGCAGACGAGTTAGATTTTGTAATAAATTACAAAGCTTTTAAAGAAGGAAACATTAATTTAATAACCCAAGAAGTAACCAAAGGCACAAATCTTTGCCTTAAAAACCATAAAGTCGCAAAATGGATTATAGAAGTTGCAGCCTTAACAAATGAAGAAATAATTGTAATTTCACAATTGATTAAAAAAATCGTTTTAGAGAATTTCGGAGAAGAAAACGCAAAAAATGTATTTGTAAAATCTTCCACAGGTTTTTTTAAGACAGAAAATGGCAAACCAAATGGAGCAACTTTAGAAATTATGAAAATAATTTCCGAAAACGCAAAACCATTAAAAATTAAAGCAGCTGGTGGTGTAAGAGATTACGAAACCGCTTTAAAAATGCTTTCTTTAGGAGTAGATAGAATAGGGACCTCTTCTTCGAAAGCAATTGTAACTAAAGAAATAAACACAAAAGAAGAATATTAA